A section of the Marispirochaeta aestuarii genome encodes:
- a CDS encoding response regulator transcription factor: MKKRIVIIDDHPIVRQGFTQLINQEDDLIVVGEAEDAAGAFELIEKLQPDLALIDLSLKNSNGIELIKDLSRIYPDFLMLVISLHEESVYAERSLRAGAKGFIMKAEATENVMTAIRAVLRGDIYLSDSMRNRLLHSITSGGNLRKDKKIEEYLSDRELQVLQAVGRGESTKTIAEDLNLSIKTIETYKSHLKQKLSLKNSTELMQYAVEWYLTNVR; this comes from the coding sequence GTGAAAAAGAGGATTGTTATTATTGACGATCATCCCATTGTCCGACAGGGCTTTACACAGTTGATCAATCAGGAGGACGACCTGATTGTGGTGGGTGAGGCTGAAGATGCTGCCGGGGCCTTTGAACTGATTGAAAAATTACAACCTGATCTGGCACTCATCGATCTGTCTTTAAAGAATTCCAACGGCATAGAATTAATTAAGGATCTGTCCCGGATTTATCCCGACTTTCTGATGCTCGTAATCTCTCTGCATGAGGAATCAGTATATGCAGAGCGTTCCCTCAGGGCGGGGGCAAAGGGTTTTATCATGAAGGCCGAAGCGACCGAGAATGTCATGACGGCCATACGCGCGGTTTTGCGGGGTGATATTTACCTGAGTGACAGTATGCGAAATCGTCTCCTGCATTCCATAACATCGGGGGGAAACCTGCGAAAGGATAAAAAGATTGAAGAGTATCTGAGCGACAGGGAACTGCAGGTGCTGCAGGCGGTTGGCCGCGGGGAAAGCACCAAAACCATTGCCGAAGATCTGAACCTGAGTATCAAGACTATCGAGACCTATAAATCTCATCTGAAACAGAAACTTTCCTTAAAAAACAGCACTGAATTGATGCAGTACGCCGTGGAATGGTATCTGACGAATGTTCGCTGA
- a CDS encoding PAS domain S-box protein, whose translation MQEHHDNIEIQPRTDPPRILVVEDEAILAIDICNILDSLGYIVLDTQDNGPEVLSFLNEVKPDLILMDIHLKGELDGIQVAEIIQQTHRIPVIYISAYSDVDTLSRAKNTRPYGYIIKSFDQNDLFFSIEMALDRHDMEKKILESERLLSTTFSGISDGVISCDKEGKIQLINIAACRMLDLKQDDYVGRSTRDLPVRIENTFEENPPDPLDFSSYENTGEVSGRYFFVLEQSRFHVFCTVSVLKNEHEKISGYIVILRNIEEEYQVQEMQSRLASIVETSEDAIIGSTPEGTIISWNRGARILFGYDQSEVRGKNLSILVPDFYPNEIPEMLDRIRNGELIDHYETLRARKDGGIIDMSVKISPIRDSRGNLIAVSLIARDMSKRKQLEKEILEIEDRERSRIGQDLHDSLGQQLTGILLRVKALEGKLLKEKDSTCVEDARDIQQIVRNTVEQTREMAKGLIPVTLQTNGLVEALQELSLYCQSMYGVATSFEGHRDPVDLQPIAEVQLYHICQEALTNAIKHAGGTSIIVSLEQDTTEIVLTIRDNGNGISEESTSGLGLRIMQYRANMVGGHLSIIGNEGWGTAVICRVPITQ comes from the coding sequence ATGCAGGAGCATCATGACAATATAGAGATTCAACCCAGGACAGATCCTCCTCGTATTCTTGTTGTGGAAGATGAAGCCATTCTGGCGATTGATATCTGCAATATTCTGGATTCCCTGGGGTATATCGTACTCGATACCCAGGATAACGGTCCGGAAGTGTTGAGTTTTCTGAATGAAGTCAAACCCGATCTTATCCTGATGGATATTCACCTGAAGGGAGAACTTGACGGAATACAGGTGGCGGAGATTATCCAGCAGACGCACAGGATCCCTGTTATCTATATTTCTGCCTATTCTGATGTGGATACCCTCTCCCGTGCAAAGAATACCCGTCCCTACGGGTATATCATCAAATCCTTTGACCAGAATGATCTTTTCTTCTCCATTGAGATGGCTCTGGACCGTCATGATATGGAAAAGAAAATTCTTGAAAGCGAACGCCTGCTTTCCACCACCTTCAGCGGAATCTCCGACGGAGTCATTTCCTGCGATAAAGAGGGGAAGATCCAGCTGATTAACATAGCCGCCTGCAGAATGCTCGATCTAAAACAGGATGATTATGTGGGGCGTTCGACCCGGGACCTGCCTGTCAGAATAGAGAACACTTTCGAGGAGAATCCTCCGGATCCCCTGGATTTTTCTTCCTATGAGAATACCGGAGAAGTCTCAGGAAGATATTTCTTTGTTCTGGAGCAGAGCCGTTTCCACGTTTTTTGTACCGTATCAGTTCTGAAAAATGAACATGAGAAGATTTCCGGATACATTGTGATTCTTCGCAACATCGAGGAGGAGTACCAGGTTCAGGAGATGCAGTCACGTCTTGCCTCCATTGTAGAGACCTCCGAAGATGCAATAATCGGTTCAACGCCCGAAGGCACCATAATAAGCTGGAACCGGGGAGCCCGGATCCTGTTCGGATACGATCAGAGCGAGGTCCGGGGTAAGAATCTTTCGATTCTCGTTCCCGATTTCTACCCCAACGAGATCCCCGAAATGCTCGACAGAATACGCAATGGAGAGCTTATTGACCATTACGAAACTCTGCGGGCCCGTAAGGACGGGGGTATTATAGACATGTCTGTAAAGATCTCTCCCATCAGGGACTCCCGGGGAAACCTGATTGCAGTTTCGCTTATCGCCCGGGACATGAGCAAGCGCAAACAGCTGGAAAAGGAAATCCTGGAAATCGAGGACCGCGAGCGATCACGGATAGGACAGGATCTTCATGACAGCCTGGGACAGCAATTAACGGGTATCCTTCTTCGGGTAAAGGCACTGGAAGGTAAACTTCTGAAAGAGAAGGACAGTACTTGTGTCGAGGATGCCCGGGATATTCAGCAGATTGTGAGAAACACGGTGGAACAGACGCGGGAAATGGCAAAGGGGCTAATTCCCGTAACACTGCAGACCAACGGACTTGTAGAAGCTCTTCAGGAGCTGAGTCTCTACTGCCAGTCAATGTACGGTGTGGCAACCTCCTTTGAAGGTCATCGTGATCCTGTCGACCTTCAGCCCATTGCGGAGGTTCAGCTTTATCATATATGTCAGGAGGCCTTAACCAACGCAATCAAGCACGCCGGCGGAACAAGCATTATCGTTTCCCTGGAGCAGGATACAACGGAGATTGTGTTGACAATTCGTGACAACGGCAATGGGATATCAGAAGAAAGCACGTCCGGTCTGGGATTGAGAATCATGCAGTATCGGGCTAACATGGTAGGGGGACACCTGTCGATAATAGGTAACGAAGGCTGGGGTACTGCTGTTATATGCAGGGTCCCTATAACACAGTAA